One Persicobacter psychrovividus DNA window includes the following coding sequences:
- a CDS encoding RNA polymerase sigma factor yields MEEHLIIDHLQAEEAQKRSKGFKYLIEAYQERVYWHIRKMVVDHDDADDLTQEVFIKVHTHFHQFKGESALFTWIYRIASNEALAFLRKKRNKFFIPIVDVEGELIQKVDQQEYLDGDEIQLRLKKAILRLPPQQQLVFNMKYFDDLKYEQIAEIVGKSVGGCKANYHHAVKKIESFLQND; encoded by the coding sequence TTGGAAGAACATTTAATCATTGACCACCTTCAGGCTGAGGAAGCACAAAAGCGCTCGAAGGGCTTCAAGTATCTTATTGAAGCTTATCAGGAGCGTGTGTATTGGCATATCCGAAAAATGGTCGTGGATCATGATGACGCTGACGACCTGACGCAGGAGGTGTTTATCAAGGTACACACGCACTTTCATCAGTTTAAGGGAGAGTCGGCGCTGTTCACCTGGATATACCGGATTGCGAGCAATGAAGCGCTGGCGTTTCTAAGAAAAAAAAGGAATAAGTTTTTCATTCCTATCGTGGACGTGGAGGGGGAACTGATTCAGAAGGTAGATCAACAGGAGTACCTTGATGGAGATGAAATTCAGCTAAGGTTAAAGAAGGCCATTCTGCGTTTACCTCCGCAACAACAACTGGTTTTTAACATGAAATATTTTGATGACCTGAAGTATGAGCAGATTGCGGAAATTGTAGGCAAAAGTGTTGGAGGCTGTAAGGCCAACTACCATCATGCAGTAAAAAAAATTGAGTCTTTCTTGCAGAACGATTAA
- a CDS encoding 3'-5' exonuclease, which produces MTDLKAYIEQGRKITKSEVNELPLLRFEGKIKTVETPQQLKEAVQDLAKYGRIGFDTETKPVARKGQHHRVALLQLSTPTTAYLIHLQKTGLSIELQWLMSSADHLKIGIALNDDIRGLLEYAHFQPQGFVDLAQVAKSKGFQQTGARNLAGILLEGRVSKTQQMSNWEKFPLSPAQKCYAATDAWLGPVLYRRFLAIDHEVN; this is translated from the coding sequence ATGACTGATTTAAAGGCTTATATCGAACAGGGACGGAAGATTACCAAATCAGAAGTGAATGAGTTGCCCTTGCTGCGTTTTGAAGGTAAAATTAAAACGGTAGAAACACCTCAGCAATTGAAAGAAGCAGTACAGGATCTTGCCAAATATGGGCGAATAGGCTTTGATACAGAAACTAAACCAGTAGCGCGTAAAGGACAGCATCATCGCGTGGCGTTATTGCAGCTTTCTACACCGACAACGGCTTACCTGATTCATTTGCAGAAAACAGGCCTTTCGATAGAATTACAATGGTTGATGAGCAGTGCCGATCATCTGAAAATTGGTATTGCGCTGAACGACGATATTCGTGGACTGTTGGAATATGCTCATTTTCAGCCTCAGGGTTTTGTAGACCTTGCACAGGTGGCCAAATCCAAAGGGTTTCAGCAGACGGGCGCGAGAAATCTTGCAGGAATTTTATTGGAGGGAAGGGTGTCAAAAACACAGCAAATGTCCAATTGGGAAAAATTTCCACTGAGTCCTGCACAAAAATGTTATGCCGCTACTGATGCTTGGCTTGGGCCAGTATTGTACCGCCGATTTTTGGCCATTGACCATGAAGTGAATTAA